The following are encoded in a window of Sutcliffiella horikoshii genomic DNA:
- a CDS encoding YigZ family protein, with the protein MLSHYYTVKGHGEHEIIIQKSRFIASVSRATTEDEALNFIQEIKKKYRDASHNCSAYLIGQHDQIQKANDDGEPSGTAGVPMLEVLKKKKLKDTVIVVTRYFGGIKLGAGGLIRAYGKAASEGLSATGLVERNLMQIMHTTIDYTLLGKVENEVRSSTYIIDHIDYQENVQVNVLIPASNKEDYLNWIIDLTQGKNNTTEGKLLYRETDVVL; encoded by the coding sequence TTGCTATCTCACTACTATACCGTAAAAGGTCATGGAGAGCATGAAATAATTATTCAAAAATCAAGATTTATTGCTAGCGTTAGTCGTGCGACAACTGAAGATGAAGCTTTGAACTTTATACAAGAAATAAAGAAAAAATATCGGGATGCATCCCATAATTGCTCTGCTTACCTTATTGGTCAACATGATCAAATTCAAAAAGCCAATGATGATGGTGAACCGAGTGGTACAGCCGGAGTCCCGATGCTTGAAGTTTTAAAAAAGAAAAAACTAAAAGATACGGTAATTGTAGTTACCCGTTATTTTGGTGGAATTAAACTTGGTGCAGGCGGATTAATTCGTGCATATGGTAAGGCTGCTTCTGAGGGCCTATCTGCTACAGGGCTAGTGGAGCGCAATTTGATGCAAATAATGCATACAACTATTGATTACACACTGCTGGGTAAAGTAGAAAACGAAGTGCGTTCATCCACCTATATCATTGACCATATTGATTACCAAGAAAATGTACAAGTTAACGTCCTGATCCCAGCATCGAATAAAGAAGACTACCTTAATTGGATAATTGATTTAACACAAGGAAAAAATAACACAACTGAAGGAAAGCTATTGTATAGAGAGACAGATGTGGTACTCTAG
- a CDS encoding LCP family protein, which translates to MFLVIVLLSVVAYGGYVFYQTFQAANSAYTEIDRGEKSNLRDKKVEIGKDPFSVLIMGVEDYSTGGENGRTDTLIVATINPKDKTMKMLSIPRDTLVTIPDRNEETKINHAHSYGGKDLTIETVEYFLDVPIDYFATVNFEGFKNIINIVDGVTVDVPFDFYETSDETGKRLNFYEGKMELDGEKALAYARMRKQDPRGDFGRNDRQRQIMAAVIDKILSPRNVFKVDEIAGELGSNVETNIRMSQGLGLAQQFANFKSNDIETINIEGEDSYIGGVYYFVPYDESIQEVRSSIRSHLEIQPAEDDL; encoded by the coding sequence ATGTTTTTGGTTATTGTTCTTCTTTCTGTAGTTGCTTATGGTGGCTATGTATTTTATCAAACGTTCCAAGCTGCGAATAGCGCTTATACAGAAATAGATCGTGGAGAGAAGTCGAATCTACGTGACAAAAAAGTCGAAATAGGTAAAGATCCTTTTTCAGTATTAATTATGGGTGTGGAAGATTATTCAACAGGTGGCGAAAATGGAAGAACGGATACCCTCATTGTTGCAACCATTAACCCTAAAGACAAAACCATGAAAATGCTCAGTATCCCTCGTGATACCTTAGTAACCATACCAGACAGAAATGAAGAAACAAAAATAAATCATGCTCATTCATATGGCGGGAAAGATTTAACCATTGAGACAGTTGAGTATTTTCTAGATGTTCCGATTGATTATTTCGCAACAGTAAACTTTGAAGGTTTTAAAAATATTATTAACATCGTTGATGGTGTTACTGTGGATGTTCCTTTTGATTTTTACGAAACAAGTGATGAAACAGGAAAAAGACTTAATTTTTATGAAGGTAAAATGGAGTTAGATGGCGAGAAAGCACTTGCTTATGCAAGAATGAGAAAACAAGATCCTAGGGGTGACTTTGGGCGTAATGACAGACAACGTCAGATCATGGCAGCCGTCATCGACAAAATCTTATCACCACGAAATGTGTTTAAAGTGGATGAAATTGCTGGAGAACTTGGAAGTAATGTTGAAACAAATATAAGAATGTCTCAAGGACTCGGATTGGCACAGCAGTTCGCCAACTTTAAATCCAATGACATCGAAACCATTAATATTGAGGGAGAAGACTCTTATATTGGTGGTGTGTACTACTTCGTCCCTTACGATGAAAGTATACAGGAAGTTCGCAGTTCGATCCGCTCTCACCTTGAAATACAACCTGCAGAAGATGATTTATAA